ATATATCAATTCAAAAACAGTATATAGATACCACAAAGTATACAGATGAAATTATACTTGGAGGAAGTGGTGCTGTAAGTGAAGATGCGGAGAATGAATTAAAAGGAATAGAAAAAAAGCTGTTTGAGGTAACTAATGAATTTGTAGGTGAAGATGGAAAGTATTATATAGAAGGTAATTATTTAAAATATGTTACAGATATAAATGAAGCTTTAGATTATGTAAAGAGAACGGGAGATAGCAGTGTAGTTGAAGAAGATAATGGACAGTGGTTTATATTGGATGATGGCTTTGACATGACCATAAGTGATAAGGTAAAATTAGAGGTAGATAGTGATGTGAGCATAAAGCTAATTCATTTTGATAGCGATGGAAATATATTCTATAACCAACCTAATTTCACTGATATGGTCAATGGTAAATATGAAGATAAGCCTGTATTTAATTTATTCATTAAAGATGGTAAAGTAATGAAAATGGATCAGCAGTTTAGACCATAAAAGAAGAATAAGGCTATGTGCAATTATTAATTTGCAAATAGAACCTTCTTAATATATGAAATTGGTTTTATATGTTAGGAAGGTTCTTTATGTAGAATTTTGAGTGAAAAATATCATAAAGAAGGGAAGGGAGTATTTAGCAGTTTCATGCTAAGCAATTTTGCTGCTAAAATAGCATATGAAAATAAAAAATATAAAGGGAAATACATTTTGTATTGATACTAAAATGGCATGCATACCTTTTTATAAGATCAATTATAGAGAAATAATTATGATGGATTCTGGATGGCCAAAAGGAGGAGAAAGAGAAGGTATAGCTGAAGTTTTAAAAATGAATAATTTAAAAGTAGCTGCTATAATATGCACTCATGCTCATATGGATCATATAGGTAATGCTGAATATTTGAAAGAAAAGTATAATTGTATTATTGCTATGCCGGAATGTGAAGCTGTTACTTGCAGTTCAATTATTAACTTGAAATTTTATCATAATAGTTATAATATGGCTGAAATTGCAAAATATTTTGGACAGATGATTTGTAAAACAGATATTATGATTACACCTGATCAGCAAAATATATATGTTTGTGGTGTTAAATTCAAAATTATTCATACACCAGGGCATAGTGCTGCCCATATATGTGTCATTACTCCTGATGATGTGGCATATTTAGGAGATGCCCTTGTTGGATATGAATTAATGGAGCAAGCAAAAATGCCTTACTCCTATTCTCTTACGGATGATTTGAAAAGCAAAGAGAAACTCTATGACTTAAAATGCAGTAAATATATTGTGGCACATAAAGACATATATGATGATATTACAAAACTCATAAAGGACAATATAAAATTTTATAAAGATACGGCAAATAGCATATATGATGTAATAGATAGAAATAGAAGCATGACAATGGAAGAAATTTTTACATCAGTAACTAAAGATTTTGATATTAGCTTGGATAACAGAGTAAAATATGGATTAACAGAGACAATTTTAGTATCTTATGTGAGATATCTTAATGAAAAAGGTATGTTGGATTTAAATATGGAAAATGGACTTTATAAATATCTAAAAAAGGTACCTATCTGTACTAATGTTTATTGATTATGTATAGAAAGCAATAATTATCTTGTCTTTAATAAAAATTAGTAATAATATAAAATTTGTGGATAATATGTTCTAAGGAGGGATAGTTATTGTTTATATCATCAAAAGTGGCTCTTCAGTTTTTAAAACACAGTAAATTGCAAACCTTTGTTATAATACTGGGAATTGCAGTAGGAGTTTCTGTGCAAATATTCATAGGGCTTTTAAGCAGTGGTCTTGAAAATACCATTTTAAATAAAATTGCAGGAAATTCAGCTCAAGTTACGGTTTATTCTAATAACGGCAGCATAGAAAATTGGAGTGATATAAAAAATAAGATTGTAAAAGAAGATAAAAATGTAAAAACTGCAGCGCCTGTAGTTGATTCTCAGGTTTTTATTAAATTAAAAGATACTAACCAACCTGTTCAGATCAGAGGATTTATGCCTCAAGATGTTACTTCACTTTATAACATAAAAGGAAGTATATATGAAGGAAAAATGTATGAAAATAGTGGACAAGTTATTATAGGAAAGGATTTGAAGAAGAAGCTTGACTTAAAACTTGGAGATAATATAGATTTGTTTACCATGGGTGGAAAAAAGTTGACTTTAAACGTAGTTGGCTTCTTTGATCTTGGGGCTGCTAAAATAAATGGAGCTTGGGTTATTACAGATTTAAGTGATGTTCAAAATCTAATTGGTTTTGGAAATAAAGCTACTTCTGTGGAGATTGCAGTTAAGGATATATATAATGCAGATATGGAAGGAAAGAAAATAACTAAAATACTTTCTGATAACAGCGTTAATGTGCAGAATTGGAAAGATCAGAATAAATTTTTAGCTAGTGGAATGGTTGGAGAAAAAATCTGTACAATAATAATTCAATTTTTTGTACTTCTTGCAGCAGTTCTTAGTATTATAAGTATACTTGGTATAAGTGTAGTTCAAAAATATAAACAGATAGGTATATTAAAGGCCATGGGTATAAAGGATGGAAGTGCAGCTTTTATATTTTTTGTACAGGCTTTTATACTTGGAGTATTGGGAACGGCTTTGGGGCTACTTTTTACATGGTTGTACATAAAAGGGTTTAACAGGTATATAGTTAATTCTGAAGGATTGCCTCTAGTTAATATAGTTGTGAATCATAAGTTTATTTTAGCATCATCTATTATTGATGTAGCTGCGTCAACTTTTGCGGCACTCTTTCCAGCATTTAAGTCATTTAGACTTAATCCTGTGGAGGTAATAAAAAATGGATAATATTATTCAACTTGAAAATGTGAATAAGATATATGGAAGAAGAGTTAAAAATAAAGTTTTATCGGAAGTAAATATATCTATAGAAAATGGATCTTTTAATTCTATTATAGGGGCGTCGGGAAGCGGCAAGACTACCCTCTTAAATATAATGGGTATGCTTGATAAACCAACAACAGGAGAAGTGTACATACAAGGTAAAAGTATAAAAAGTATAGGAAGAAATTCAAGGGCTTCAGTGAGAAATAAAAGTATAGGCTTTGTTTTTCAGTTTCATTATCTTCTCCCTGAGTTTAATGCAGTACAAAATGTACTTATGCCTTACAGAATAAAGCATTTTTTCTGTGGCAGAAGTGCCAAGAGAAAGGCAGAAGAACTTCTTGAACTAGTTGGACTTTCTGGATGCAGTAAAAAAAAGGTATATGACTTATCCGGGGGACAGCAGCAAAGGATTGCTATAGCTAGATCACTTATGAATGAGCCCAGCATAGTTCTTGCGGACGAGCCCACTGGAAATCTCGATTCTACAAATGCAGAGAGTATTTATAAGCTCTTTCGACAAATAAATGATAAATTTGATACTACCTTTATTATTGTAACTCACGATGTAAATATAGCTAATAAAACTGATAGGATAATACAGATAAAAGATGGACAAGTAAGAGAATAGCTCTTATGTGGGAAATAGCATTGTAAAATAAATTTGCAATGTTATTTTTTTATTAAAATAGAAACAATTTTATAAATATATAGACTTTTCTGAAAAGTAATGTTAAAATAGTAACAAATGAAATGTTAAAATAATAACATGATATATAGTTATTAAAAGGGGTGCATATTTGTGGAAAAAAATGAAGTTTTATCAAAACAAACCATTGATATTGATGTAAAACCTGGGGATGCATTGTTAGTTGTAAATAGAAAGAAAAAATTATCTAAAAACAGTAAAATTACTTTTGAAGGTAAAAACATTATAGATATTGCAACAAAGTACACTAAAACAATAGACAATACATTTATATCTTTGATAAAAGTTTATTTAACATCCTTAAATCCTATAAAGTCTGTGGGAAGACAGTGCTTTGAAGTTATTTCCAGGCACACTGGATTGACTATTGAAGAATCAAAATCTAAATTGGAAGAAATATTGAGCACATTAGGTTGTGATAATAGTGGGAGTATTTTTAAAGCTTTTCCTTTTAAATTAGAAGCTTATGAGAAACAGCGTCTTATGTTTGCCATGGCGTTTTTAATTAAACCAAAACTTATAATATTAGATGATACTATCTTTAGACTGGACAATAAAATAAAGAATTATATGTTGGCACAACTTAAAAAGTTAAGGGAAGAGAATAACACTAGTTTGATATTCATATCCAAAAATGCTAGGGTTGTAGCTGCAGCTGTAGATAATATAGCAATTATGTATAGAGGAACTGTAATTGAATATGGAAAAAAGGACTTAATTTTGAAAAATCCTATTCACCCATATACGAAATATATTCTTTTTTATAAAAACAATCCGAAGTTTGCGGAAGCATCATCTGAGATTAAAGAATATATAAAAAGTATTAATAATATGCCTAGAACAGGATGTTATTTTTGTTTGAACTGTGAAAAGTCATCTTATGATTGCATGTATATGAGACCTGAAATAAAATTTTTGAGTTCAGGTCGACAGGTAATTTGTTCTAACTATGTGAACTATAATGCTTAAAAAGTAAGATGTATATAGAGTTCCTTGTTGTAGATATTGAAATGACTACAACAAGGAACTTTTTTATATTCACAAAATTTTAATTTTGAACTCCTAATACAATGGTATATACTAATATTGAAGGGAGTATGAGCAAAATGGACGAAAAAAAGGAGAGGGAAATGGAAGAATTAGCTGAGGAAATTGATATAATATTTTCAGTTAAAGATAATATTTCTCAGAGTGAAATAAATAACTTCCTAAATAAATTTACTGAGTTATCGGAAGATGATATACGAAAAAAAATATCAGAAATTACTGGAAATAATTCTTATATAGAAAATTCGTCTTCACATCAAAAAGATGAAAACTCCACAAAGAATATAGATGCTGAAAGAGGCAGTGAAGTAAAGACTGAAGACTCTCCAGAAGAATTTGATGAAGATAAAATTGAAAATGTAAATGATGATTTACAATTACATATAGATGAATTACCTGAGAAATCAGAGAATAATAAAATTGAACCCATTTTTGATGATGGAAACATTCCGGATGTACCCTTTGTAAAAGCAGAAATAAAATATGGACAGCTGTCTCTGGAATGGGGATGGCCAGAGGGTATAGACAAAGTACTTTTATGCTGCAGGATGGATAGATTTCCCAAGGCACCTTCAGATTCCAGTGCTTCTCATGTAATCATAGAGAGAGAGGAAGATTTTGAAACAGGAGATTACACCATAAGTAAAATAGAAGAAGGAAATTATTATTTCTGTATTTATACTGTGGTGGAATATGAAAACAAGACATTATATTCTGAAGGTCAGAGAAGGCTTGTGGTAAATAAAGTACCCCAGGAAATATTTTATGAAATAGACTTAAAAAGAAGCCTCTTGGGTAAATTAAAATCTGCTAGGCTAAGCTTGTCTGCACCATCTTCTAAATCTTCTCCAAAGGATGAAATAGAATTGCCGCAGCTTGTTTTAATCAGTAAGATAGGAAATATGCCTATTCAAAAATCTGATGGAGAAACTTTGTTTAATATAGATTATGAAACCTTAAAAAATGATGAAATCATAGACTTTGATTTGCCTGTTGAAAATATAAGAAAAAATATGTATGTGAAATTATTTTTTGTAGATGACTCTAACAGCAAGCTATACAGGATAGTTTCACCAGCTAAGGAAAAGCTATACTTTAAGTAAAGATGAAATTGCAAAGCGAAATAATTAATTCACAATGCACGATGCACAATTCACAATTAAGGATGATTTTCTTCCGTTAAAACTTCAGAAAATCTAAAATATAGCACTATTGAAGCAAAGCTTCAATAAGCTTCAAATCTACCGAAACTGTGCATTGTGAACTGTGAATTGTGAATTAATTTAGATCTCATAATGGGGAAAATATTCCTGTATACAAATATAAATCTAAGTTGTAATATCTACGTTAAATGAGGAGGGTTAACTGTGAAACTTAACTTTAGAAAAAAAGATGATTATATATGTCCCTATTGTTTTTCTAAACATGCTTTAAATGAAGTGAATTTTATATGCAAAAATGATCCTGATTTATGTGAAAATGCAAGAAACCTAACACCTATAAAGCCAAAGAACGTTGAGGACAAAAATGAAATGCCGGATTATGTGTTTTGTAATGAGTGTGGACAGAAAACCAATATAAAAGTATGCCCAACCTGTAACCATGAACTTCCATATTCAATTGGAGAATATGATAATTTAATATTTGCAGTAATTGGTGCAAAGGAGGCAGGAAAAAGCCATTATATTGCAGTTTTGATTCAAAAGATAATGAATGAGATAGCTTCGGCCTTCAATTATAGTCTTTCAGCAGTTGATGATGCTACTATGAATAGATATAGAAATGATTTTTATAATCCTATTTTTAAGAGAAATGAAATTATAGGAGTAACTCATTCTGCTAAAACTGATGCCTCTGTAAAGCAGCCTCTTATATATAATCTTGTTTTTAAGGATAACGGAATATTTGGAAGTCTTCTGAAAAGCAAGAGGATAAGTAATGCAGTTACCATTGCTTTTTTTGATACTGCAGGTGAGGATCTAGATTCTGAAAATACTATGAAAACTGTAAATAAGTACATATATAACTCTTCAGGTATAATATTTTTGCTTGATCCTCTTCAGTTGGAGGAAGTCAGGAGGAAGCTGCCTGAAAATATTAAATTGCCAGAGCAAAATACGGAGATAGAAGACTTGCTTTCTAGAACGGCAAACCTCATTAGAAAGGCAAATGGTATAGGAATGGATAAACTTATAGACATACCTGTGGCTGTGGCTTTTTCAAAAATAGATGCAGTGGAATCACTGATTGATCCGTCAAGCTGCATAAATTATCCAAGCAGCCATGTAAGCAAGGGATATTTTGATTTGGCAGATTTTGAGGATGTAAATGGAACAATGGAATCTTTAGTCAGGAGCTGGGGCGGAGAAAATTTTGCAAATCAGCTCAGTTCAAATTTTAAAGAGTACGCTTATTTTGGATTGACAGCTCTTGGGTGCAATCCTGAAAGTAACAGGATAGCTAAACTTAGACCACATAGGGTGGAAGATCCTTTTTTGTGGCTTCTTTATAAATACAAATTTATTAAAGGAGAAAAGAGGAAGTGATAGATAATGGCAGTTCAGCAGCTTTTTTATACGTCCTGTAAAAAGGGATTGTCCTCTGGAATGGGATTTCAAACTTATTCCATGTCAAAAGGTATTACAGACAAAGAGAGAATGGAAATAGAAAGCCACTGCATATACATACCGCCTTCTAATCTTCCAACACAACCTACCAAAGAAGAGATAGACAGGTTGTTTCCTATATCTTTTTCTTCTTTTAGACTTGAAAATGGAAAGTACTGTATTTCACAAATTAAATATGTAGGAAAAGATTATTCAGAGAGATATGGAAATTACTTTTGCCATGTACTTATATCAAATGATGCCTGGAAATTTTATCCCATAGAGCTTTATAAATCGCCTGTTTTTAGATATTGTTTGAGTGAAGAAGAAAAAAATGCTGTTGAAATAGACTATCTTCCTGAAATTACGGAGATTCCACTAGGAAATGTAGTTGATTTTGATGAAATAAGTAATTTTTTAAAAGGCAGTGGAGGAGACAGGGGTAAGAAATTTACAAGTCTTTTAGAACGTGTTGTGATGTATAATAGTTCCAGAAAAAGAACTATACTTGCAGATGTAAAAGAAAACATTCCTTTTTGGATTGGGGCAGTTTGTATGTCACTACCTAAGAAGTTGGCACTACAATTTAGTTTTACTACTTACAGCTATAACCCGGACAATACAGACTATATACTCTGCGGTATAAGTAAAAATGGCAGCAAATTCAATTTTGCAGACAATCGAAAGATGTATGAATACAGTGCTATGAATTTTTCAGAAGATTGTCCAAGGAGCAAAAGCAGTTTTTCAAAGCGGGCTGAAGTAGGATATACTGTTTCAAAAGAAGTATTCCTGCCTTTTTTAAAATTTTTAGATCAGTTTGAGTACAATAAACTAGATGAAGAAGTGGATAATTGTGTAACTCTTTATAATATAGTAAAAAAAGGACTTGAAAAATGTAGTATAGAAGATGTGAAAAAGGCTCTTAGTTTTGCAATTAAATATAAATCGGAAGAGGCCTATGAGGAACTCTTTCATCAGATTAATGCAAGACTTAAAAAGATAAGTACACAGGTAGATGTGCAGCTTTGCTATATGATAACTACGTTTTTACTTAAAGCGTCCAGAGACATAGGTGATGAGAATTATATAGTAAGGGCTTATAAATTTTTCTTTGACTCTCTTGATTATATTGCAATTTACAGCAAAGATACTGATATTTATGAAATGTTGAATTTACGTAAAAAGATGGCGCAGGATGAAATGGATAATATCAGCCAATTTTTAGAAGTCTCGCTGAGTCCAGATAGAATAAAAAATATTCAAAATGACATTAAAGAAAACCCAGTTTATTATTCAATTTCTACAATATCAGATATAATTTATTCTGGGTACACTTTTAAAGATAAAAATGTGACTTTGCTTTTAAATAACTGTATAAAATTTTTAATAGGATCTGAGGATAACACCTTATATGTGCTAAATTATTTTAAAAATGATTGTGAGTGTATTTCAAAAATTATTATTAGAATTTACTGTATAAACTATTATTTAGGTAGAAGCCAGGCTATTTTGGATTTGCTTGCGAAATTTGTTGTAGATGAGGGAAATAAGGATGGCAATTGGAAGAAAAAAGTCTATTTAAATATATACAACCTTCCAAACTCCTATAATTTTTTATTTTCTCTATATGTTTTTGAACTAAAGGAAAACATTGAAAATAGGGATTTTTTTGTAAATTACTGCAGTGAAATATTCAATTCTTTTGAAGAATACAGAAGTGAAAAATTTTCAGATGCTTTTAAATTATATTTGGAGTTCTATCATGGAGATGATGCATCTCTTGAAAGTTACAAAAGCATACTGAATTATATAATTGAGAACTTAAATATTCACATTGTGGATAAAAAAGTGATGGAAAAGTTTATAACGGATGTGGAAGAAAAGTTAAATATAGATAATGCAGGAGAAGAAAATGCACTTATTGAAACAATTTTAAAATTAAAAAGAAAGTATAACATTACAACTATCTGTAATATATCAGAGCTTTTGTATATTGGTAAGAGAATTGAAAATCCAGATATGGACTATGATGAAAAACTTCTTAAGAAGGTCAAATATAACTTTTCATATATGAGTGAAGAAAAGTATAGAGAATACTTAAGCTGGCTTTTACCTAATATATTGGTGCAGTCTTCTGGATTTACAGGCCATATAAAGGTAAAAAAGACTTTTTTTTGTTCCAAATATGAAGATACCTTTTACAATGTATATGTTAATGGTATAGAAGAGATACTTTTTACAAAAAAATATAAAAACTTAATGGGTTCTCGATATAATGAGAGGTATAAAATATTTTTGGATTTTTTCATAACCTTATATAAAAATAAGAAAAATTTAAGTGAAGAAAGGGAAAATATTATATATAATAGAGTAATAGAAATACTTATAAAAATTTCTCAAAAAAAGTTAAAAGAGTATACTGCCTATATTGTTGATAAGACAAGTAAATTAAAAAATCAAGTCTATATTAGAGAGAAGTGGCTTGAAATTGAAAAAGAAGCAGAGGGAAGGGGCAAAAAAAAGGGTATACTTGATCTTTTTAAAAAATGATTTAAAGAGGTGTTATTTACTGTGAAAATTAGAGCTAAGATGGTTCTCATTGCAGTTTTTGTGTATGTTCTTCAATTTGGTTTTATGCCTTCGCAAAAGGTATACGCCATTACATCATCTCCAAATGTAGATGTAGTTTTCGTGCTTGACTCAAGTGGCTCCATGAAACAAAGTGATCCAGAAGAAATAAGGACAGAAGCTATAAAGATGTTTTTGGATATGGGACAGGTACAGGGAAACAAAGCAGGACTTGTGGCTTATTCAGATACCATAATAAAAGAACATAACCTGGATGCAATAAATTCTGAATCGGATAAAGAGAGAATAGAGGAAATGGCTTCCAATATACCTCTTGGACAAAAAACGGATATTGGAAGAGGCCTTTTGGAAGGTGCAAAGGTATTAGATAGTGGACATGACAAAAGTAACAGACCACTTATAATACTGCTGTCCGATGGTAAAAATGATTCTCAAAGGAGTTCCAGTGAATCTTTAAAGGATTTAAATAGTGCAATAAGCACATGCAAAAGCAAAGGTTATCCTGTGTACACTATAGGACTCAACTATGATGGAACTGTGGATAAAGCACAGTTAACTCAAATAGCCAGTGAAACAAAGGGAAAAAATTACATAACAAATAAGGCATCAGACCTTACGGATATACTAAAGGATATATATGGAGACAGTGCAAATGTAAAAGTTCAGGATCAGGGAAATATTGTGGCTGATGGAACCTTTCAGGATTTTAAAATAAATGTACCAGGGTCAAATGTTTTGGAGGCCAATATATCAATGGTTACAGACAAACCTTTAGAATTAAAGCTTATAAACCCTTCAGGTAAGGAAATACAGATACCTTCAAGTGATGTGGTTTTTACAAAGTCAAAGAAGTATTCAGTACTTAAGATTGTAAAGCCTGCAAGTGGTCAGTGGAATCTAAAGGTGAAAGGTGTAAGTGGAAGTAATATAAAGATAAGTTACGTATTTAACTATAAAAATCAGGGAAAACAAAGTTCTGCAGATAAAAATCTTGAAGGCAATAAGTCTACACTTAAAAGTTCAAAGACCATAGGAGCAGCTGTGGCTGCAGCACTAATTATTATAGGTCTTGCAGTCTTTGTACTGATGAAGAAAAGACATGTACAGGGATTTGGAAGATTGGAAATTCATATTAAGGATGAAAATACTAGTGAGGTTTTTTCACCTCAATTTAGAAACTTGGACAATTACAACGGAAGTTTTACACTTTTTGAAGTCTTAGGGTTAAAAGAAGAGTATGCAGAAACAGATAATATAAAAATTATATTTAAAGAAGATGACAGCATAGAACTTGTAAATAAGTCAGGCTGTGTACTGCAAAAGTCTGGTAGAAAGCTTGAGGAAAGTTCTAAGCTAGTTCTTTATAACAGGGATAAAGTAACAGTGTTTTTAAATAAAGTAACAAAGAGTATAACATTAGAATTTCACTCAAAATAGTGTCAAAGGGAGGTAGAATATGAATACTAGAGTTAGAGAGCACCTGGAAGACCTTGAAGTTAGCAAAGGTGGAGGAATAATAAGTGACAAGATACGTATAGAAACAATACCTAATCCAGTTCTTGTAATAGGACTTGGAGGAACAGGTATAGATGCTATGCTGAGATTAAAATATCAAATAAATAAGAGATTTGTGCTTGAGCAGGATAGTATTTCAAATACAAGAAAAGATAAACCTAAGAAAGTTGAGTTTTTAGGTTTTGAAACAAATCAGGGAGAGAAAAATAAAAGATATCCCATGAATGGTGGGGTAGGACTTGATCCTCAAAGTGAACTTGTCATGCTTTCAAATGCAGAAGTCAGGTCCATATTAAACGATCGTAAGATATTGGATGATTGTATAAAAGAGTGGCTGGCACCAGAATTATCTTCTGAAAGTGGTACTGATGGTGCCGGTGGAGTTAGACAGGTTGGAAGATTGCTGCTTTTTACAAAAATTAATGAGATTGTGGATTGTCTAGAAAAGAAAATAAGACTTCTTCAGGAAGACACAGAGGAAATTTTACATGTGTTTGTACTTTCTGGACTTTCAGGAGGAACTGGAAGTGGAACCTTCATAGATATTGCCTATATAGTAAGGGGAATAATGAATAATATTTATGGAGCAAAAGGTGATGACAAGGTAAATATTATGAGCTATTTGTTTATGCCGGATGTTAACTTATCCAAAACCTCCGACAACCAGTCCGCACAATCCTATATTATAAAAAATGGATTTGCAGCACTTAAGGAACTGGATTATCTCATGGGTATTGGAGATAGGCATGAGAGATTTACTCAAAAATACAGAAACAGGCTTACAGTGGATTCACCTATGCCTCCTTTTAATCTGTGTCATCTTATTTCTGCTACAAATGTGGATGGTAGACCCATGAGCAATGCATATGACTACTGCATGAATGTAACTGCAGAAAATATTGTAAACTTTATGTCAAATGAGGTTAGAGAATCTGGAGGAGTATTTGCAATACAGGATTATATAAGCAACTTGAAGCAGAACACGGATAATATGGCAAAACCATATATGGCAAATTACAAATATGTAATGATAGGTGCTTCCTCTGCAGTACTTCCTCTTGAAGAAATTACTACTTATATGGCATATAAACTTTTTGAAAAAATACAGTATATGTTTGAGAACAT
The genomic region above belongs to Clostridium sp. AWRP and contains:
- a CDS encoding MBL fold metallo-hydrolase; amino-acid sequence: MKIKNIKGNTFCIDTKMACIPFYKINYREIIMMDSGWPKGGEREGIAEVLKMNNLKVAAIICTHAHMDHIGNAEYLKEKYNCIIAMPECEAVTCSSIINLKFYHNSYNMAEIAKYFGQMICKTDIMITPDQQNIYVCGVKFKIIHTPGHSAAHICVITPDDVAYLGDALVGYELMEQAKMPYSYSLTDDLKSKEKLYDLKCSKYIVAHKDIYDDITKLIKDNIKFYKDTANSIYDVIDRNRSMTMEEIFTSVTKDFDISLDNRVKYGLTETILVSYVRYLNEKGMLDLNMENGLYKYLKKVPICTNVY
- a CDS encoding ABC transporter permease, with translation MFISSKVALQFLKHSKLQTFVIILGIAVGVSVQIFIGLLSSGLENTILNKIAGNSAQVTVYSNNGSIENWSDIKNKIVKEDKNVKTAAPVVDSQVFIKLKDTNQPVQIRGFMPQDVTSLYNIKGSIYEGKMYENSGQVIIGKDLKKKLDLKLGDNIDLFTMGGKKLTLNVVGFFDLGAAKINGAWVITDLSDVQNLIGFGNKATSVEIAVKDIYNADMEGKKITKILSDNSVNVQNWKDQNKFLASGMVGEKICTIIIQFFVLLAAVLSIISILGISVVQKYKQIGILKAMGIKDGSAAFIFFVQAFILGVLGTALGLLFTWLYIKGFNRYIVNSEGLPLVNIVVNHKFILASSIIDVAASTFAALFPAFKSFRLNPVEVIKNG
- a CDS encoding ABC transporter ATP-binding protein; this translates as MDNIIQLENVNKIYGRRVKNKVLSEVNISIENGSFNSIIGASGSGKTTLLNIMGMLDKPTTGEVYIQGKSIKSIGRNSRASVRNKSIGFVFQFHYLLPEFNAVQNVLMPYRIKHFFCGRSAKRKAEELLELVGLSGCSKKKVYDLSGGQQQRIAIARSLMNEPSIVLADEPTGNLDSTNAESIYKLFRQINDKFDTTFIIVTHDVNIANKTDRIIQIKDGQVRE
- a CDS encoding oligopeptide/dipeptide ABC transporter ATP-binding protein — translated: MEKNEVLSKQTIDIDVKPGDALLVVNRKKKLSKNSKITFEGKNIIDIATKYTKTIDNTFISLIKVYLTSLNPIKSVGRQCFEVISRHTGLTIEESKSKLEEILSTLGCDNSGSIFKAFPFKLEAYEKQRLMFAMAFLIKPKLIILDDTIFRLDNKIKNYMLAQLKKLREENNTSLIFISKNARVVAAAVDNIAIMYRGTVIEYGKKDLILKNPIHPYTKYILFYKNNPKFAEASSEIKEYIKSINNMPRTGCYFCLNCEKSSYDCMYMRPEIKFLSSGRQVICSNYVNYNA
- a CDS encoding zinc ribbon domain-containing protein gives rise to the protein MKLNFRKKDDYICPYCFSKHALNEVNFICKNDPDLCENARNLTPIKPKNVEDKNEMPDYVFCNECGQKTNIKVCPTCNHELPYSIGEYDNLIFAVIGAKEAGKSHYIAVLIQKIMNEIASAFNYSLSAVDDATMNRYRNDFYNPIFKRNEIIGVTHSAKTDASVKQPLIYNLVFKDNGIFGSLLKSKRISNAVTIAFFDTAGEDLDSENTMKTVNKYIYNSSGIIFLLDPLQLEEVRRKLPENIKLPEQNTEIEDLLSRTANLIRKANGIGMDKLIDIPVAVAFSKIDAVESLIDPSSCINYPSSHVSKGYFDLADFEDVNGTMESLVRSWGGENFANQLSSNFKEYAYFGLTALGCNPESNRIAKLRPHRVEDPFLWLLYKYKFIKGEKRK
- a CDS encoding vWA domain-containing protein codes for the protein MKIRAKMVLIAVFVYVLQFGFMPSQKVYAITSSPNVDVVFVLDSSGSMKQSDPEEIRTEAIKMFLDMGQVQGNKAGLVAYSDTIIKEHNLDAINSESDKERIEEMASNIPLGQKTDIGRGLLEGAKVLDSGHDKSNRPLIILLSDGKNDSQRSSSESLKDLNSAISTCKSKGYPVYTIGLNYDGTVDKAQLTQIASETKGKNYITNKASDLTDILKDIYGDSANVKVQDQGNIVADGTFQDFKINVPGSNVLEANISMVTDKPLELKLINPSGKEIQIPSSDVVFTKSKKYSVLKIVKPASGQWNLKVKGVSGSNIKISYVFNYKNQGKQSSADKNLEGNKSTLKSSKTIGAAVAAALIIIGLAVFVLMKKRHVQGFGRLEIHIKDENTSEVFSPQFRNLDNYNGSFTLFEVLGLKEEYAETDNIKIIFKEDDSIELVNKSGCVLQKSGRKLEESSKLVLYNRDKVTVFLNKVTKSITLEFHSK